One Labrus mixtus chromosome 12, fLabMix1.1, whole genome shotgun sequence DNA segment encodes these proteins:
- the napbb gene encoding N-ethylmaleimide-sensitive factor attachment protein, beta b isoform X1: MDNSGKEKEAIQLMADADKKVKSSGSFLGGMFGGGPHKVEEACEMYCRAANMFKMAKNWSAAGGAFCKAARIHMQLQNKHDSATSFIDAGNAYKKSNPNEAIKCFNAAVDIYTDMGRFTIAAKHHISIAEIYESELVDIEKAIAHYEQAADYYKGEESNSSANKCLLKVGAYCAQLEQYQKAIEIYEQVGANTMDNPLLKYSAKEYFFKASLCHFIVDELNAKIAVEKYEEMFPAFSDSRECKLLKKLLDAHEEQNSEGFTEAVKEFDSISRLDQWHTTLLLRIKKTIAGDEGDLK; encoded by the exons ATGGACAACTCCGGCAAAGAGAAGGAGGCGATTCAGCTAATGGCCGATGCTGACAAAAAAGTCAAGTCCTCTGGCTCCTTTTTGGGAGGGATGTTTGGAGG AGGACCTCACAAAGTGGAGGAAGCATGTGAGATGTACTGCAGAGCAGCCAACATGTTCAAGATGGCCAAGAACTGGAGCG ctgctggaggagcttTTTGCAAGGCGGCACGTATCCATATGcagctgcagaacaaacacgATTCAGCCACCAGTTTCATCGATGCTGGAAACGCTTACAAGAAGTCCAACCCTAATG AGGCTATCAAGTGTTTTAATGCTGCCGTCGATATATACACAGACATG gGAAGATTCACCATCGCAGCCAAACACCACATCAGTATCGCAGAAATCTACGAGTCTGAATTAGTGGATATTGAAAAG GCGATTGCACATTATGAACAAGCTGCAGACTACTACAAAGGAGAAGAATCCAACAG TTCTGCCAACAAGTGTCTGCTGAAGGTGGGGGCTTACTGTGCTCAGTTGGAACAGTACCAGAAGGCTATTGAGATCTATGAACAG GTCGGAGCTAACACAATGGACAACCCATTGCTGAAATACAGCGCCAAAGAATATTTCTTCAAAGCCTCCCTCTGTCATTTCATCGTCGACGAACTCAACGCTAAG ATTGCTGTTGAAAAGTACGAGGAGATGTTCCCGGCTTTCTCAGACTCTCGAGAATGCAAACTGTTGAAG AAACTTCTTGACGCTCATGAGGAACAGAACAGCGAGGGTTTCACAGAGGCG GTAAAAGAATTTGACTCGATCTCACGTCTGGACCAGTGGCACACAACTCTCCTGCTGCGTATCAAAAAGACCATCGCGGGTGATGAAGGGGATCTGAAATGA
- the napbb gene encoding N-ethylmaleimide-sensitive factor attachment protein, beta b isoform X2 — MLTKKSSPLAPFWEGCLEEDLTKWRKHVRCTAEQPTCSRWPRTGALLEELFARRHVSICSCRTNTIQPPVSSMLETLTRSPTLMGRFTIAAKHHISIAEIYESELVDIEKAIAHYEQAADYYKGEESNSSANKCLLKVGAYCAQLEQYQKAIEIYEQVGANTMDNPLLKYSAKEYFFKASLCHFIVDELNAKIAVEKYEEMFPAFSDSRECKLLKKLLDAHEEQNSEGFTEAVKEFDSISRLDQWHTTLLLRIKKTIAGDEGDLK, encoded by the exons ATGCTGACAAAAAAGTCAAGTCCTCTGGCTCCTTTTTGGGAGGGATGTTTGGAGG AGGACCTCACAAAGTGGAGGAAGCATGTGAGATGTACTGCAGAGCAGCCAACATGTTCAAGATGGCCAAGAACTGGAGCG ctgctggaggagcttTTTGCAAGGCGGCACGTATCCATATGcagctgcagaacaaacacgATTCAGCCACCAGTTTCATCGATGCTGGAAACGCTTACAAGAAGTCCAACCCTAATG gGAAGATTCACCATCGCAGCCAAACACCACATCAGTATCGCAGAAATCTACGAGTCTGAATTAGTGGATATTGAAAAG GCGATTGCACATTATGAACAAGCTGCAGACTACTACAAAGGAGAAGAATCCAACAG TTCTGCCAACAAGTGTCTGCTGAAGGTGGGGGCTTACTGTGCTCAGTTGGAACAGTACCAGAAGGCTATTGAGATCTATGAACAG GTCGGAGCTAACACAATGGACAACCCATTGCTGAAATACAGCGCCAAAGAATATTTCTTCAAAGCCTCCCTCTGTCATTTCATCGTCGACGAACTCAACGCTAAG ATTGCTGTTGAAAAGTACGAGGAGATGTTCCCGGCTTTCTCAGACTCTCGAGAATGCAAACTGTTGAAG AAACTTCTTGACGCTCATGAGGAACAGAACAGCGAGGGTTTCACAGAGGCG GTAAAAGAATTTGACTCGATCTCACGTCTGGACCAGTGGCACACAACTCTCCTGCTGCGTATCAAAAAGACCATCGCGGGTGATGAAGGGGATCTGAAATGA